The following coding sequences lie in one Primulina huaijiensis isolate GDHJ02 chromosome 2, ASM1229523v2, whole genome shotgun sequence genomic window:
- the LOC140959289 gene encoding probable glucan 1,3-beta-glucosidase A codes for MKTKMKRVDSICLWSFVILCAAILKRTCAQNPPYKSVNLGAWLVAEGWMTPDLFNGIPNKDLLDGTQVQIKSTSLNMYLCAESGGGSILVANRTAASGWETFRLWRIDERTFNFRVFNKGFIGIMGGTAIAQATQPGSTETFVIVRNGTDPLRIRILAPNGLYLQALSGNSVTADYGGNPNDWGDQNPSVFKLTIVNTLQGEYQLTNGYGPAQAPAVMKNHWRTYIVADDFRFMSQNGLTAVRIPVGWWIMYDPAPKPFVAGSLQALDNAFTWAEQYNIKVIVDLHAAPGSQNGNDHSGTRDGYQEWGASYIPQTVAVIDFLAKRYGNRLGLAAIELMNEPLAPGVTLDDLSNYYRAGYNAVRKYTSSSYVILSNRLGDASNTELLPLAGGLSLSVIDVHYYNLYWDYFSKLNVQQNIDYINNQRANSLQQVTQTNGPLSFVGEWTGEWAVQNAGMQDYQRYASAQLNVYGRATFGWAYWSYKCQYNHWSLKWMIQNNYIKLQ; via the exons atgaaaacaaaaatgaaaagagTTGATTCAATTTGTTTGTGGTCATTTGTTATTTTATGTGCAGCAATACTGAAGAGAACTTGTGCACAGAATCCACCCTATAAATCAGTAAACCTTGGTGCATGGCTTGTTGCTGAAGGCTGGATGACACCTGATCTCTTTAATGGGATACCAAACAAAGATCTTCTT GATGGAACTCAGGTGCAGATCAAGTCCACAAGTCTGAACATGTATCTCTGTGCCGAAAGCGGCGGTGGATCCATCTTAGTGGCCAACCGCACTGCCGCCTCCGGCTGGGAGACTTTCAGG TTATGGAGAATTGATGAGAGAACGTTCAACTTCAGAGTGTTCAACAAAGGCTTCATCGGGATAATGGGTGGAACAGCGATTGCTCAAGCAACTCAACCTGGGAGCACTGAAACCTTTGTTATTGTAAGGAATGGCACCGATCCTCTCAGAATCCGTATTCTTGCACCTAATGGCCTTTATTTGCAG GCTTTATCTGGGAATTCAGTGACAGCTGATTATGGAGGGAATCCAAATGATTGGGGGGACCAAAATCCATCTGTATTCAAACTAACAATTGTGAACACCTTACAAGGTGAATATCAGTTGACTAATGGTTATGGTCCTGCTCAAGCTCCTGCAGTAATGAAG AACCATTGGAGAACCTACATTGTAGCAGATGATTTCAGGTTCATGTCTCAGAATGGGCTCACCGCTGTTCGAATACCGGTCGGGTGGTGGATTATGTATGACCCTGCGCCGAAACCGTTTGTCGCCGGCTCATTACAGGCTCTGGATAATGCTTTCACGTGGGCAGA GCAGTACAATATAAAGGTGATAGTTGATCTTCATGCAGCTCCGGGATCACAGAATGGAAACGATCATAGTGGAACACGAGACGGATATCAAGAGTGGGGTGCCTCGTACATCCCACAGACAGTTGCTGTAATCGATTTTCTTGCTAAAAG GTATGGTAATCGGCTAGGTCTAGCAGCGATCGAGCTCATGAACGAGCCGTTAGCACCAGGGGTGACTTTAGACGACTTGAGCAACTACTATAGAGCAGGATACAATGCAGTGAGGAAGTATACTTCAAGTTCTTATGTCATCTTATCCAACAGATTGGGAGATGCTAGCAACACAGAACTCCTTCCCCTAGCCGGTGGCCTCTCCCTTTCGGTCATTGACGTTCACTACTACAATCTTTACTGGGATTATTTTTCAAAGCTAAACGTCCAACAGAACATCGATTACATCAATAATCAGAGAGCAAATAGTTTGCAACAAGTGACTCAGACCAATGGTCCTCTAAGTTTTGTTG GAGAATGGACCGGTGAATGGGCAGTTCAAAACGCAGGAATGCAAGACTACCAAAGATATGCAAGTGCTCAGTTAAATGTGTATGGAAGAGCCACATTTGGATGGGCATATTGGTCATACAAATGCCAATATAATCACTGGAGTCTCAAGTGGATGATCCAAAATAATTACATTAAGCTACAGTGA